AGGAGATGTACTTCCATGACCATTATACGACAACTAAGCCTTTTTGACATGCATGAATTATACGAAATGGAATCTACCCACCATTTTGAAGCTGTTTTTTCTGCAATCGACCTGACGCCTTTTTGGAGTCTCTTTGATAAACCTAAAAAAGTAGGTGCCCCGAGAGAGCTGAATTATGGCGC
This genomic stretch from Litoribacterium kuwaitense harbors:
- a CDS encoding transposase, whose protein sequence is MTIIRQLSLFDMHELYEMESTHHFEAVFSAIDLTPFWSLFDKPKKVGAPRELNYGAMVYSLIARVVERIVTMKDLVKRLKRDPIFRYDCGFLHSDQIPSEA